The Roseibaca calidilacus genome has a window encoding:
- a CDS encoding FtsB family cell division protein → MRKTRPAIGALFFFGTALVLALYFTFAAVQGSFGLFNRVQVQAENAELMQRRDRLQVELSQLQNKTTRLSDDYLDLDLLDERARDVLGLTRPDDVIIR, encoded by the coding sequence ATGCGCAAGACACGCCCGGCGATCGGGGCGCTTTTCTTTTTCGGGACAGCGCTGGTGCTGGCCTTGTATTTCACCTTTGCGGCGGTGCAGGGCAGCTTCGGGCTGTTCAACAGGGTGCAGGTGCAGGCAGAGAATGCCGAACTGATGCAACGCCGCGACCGGTTGCAGGTGGAATTGTCGCAGCTTCAAAACAAAACCACGCGGCTGTCCGATGACTATCTGGACCTTGACCTCTTGGATGAACGCGCGCGCGACGTTCTGGGGCTGACCCGCCCGGATGACGTGATTATTCGCTGA